A genomic segment from Cutaneotrichosporon cavernicola HIS019 DNA, chromosome: 7b encodes:
- a CDS encoding uncharacterized protein (Extension to Ser/Thr-type protein kinases) produces MGAGCCKPEAIDFDAEVNLFHFYLLRSVGKGAFGKVRVVQHKQSKTLYALKYINKEKCVKMKAVANIVQERRLLEEIDHPFVVNLRYAFQDDENCFFVLDLMLGGDLRFHLDRAGHISEDVVRFYVAETAMAIDYLHSKRIVHRDIKPDNILLDERGHAHITDFNIAVHFSERKPLTGVAGSMAYMAPEVLLKRGYSAPVDFWSLGVLAFELLFVKRPFRGKTNSALTNSILHEALHWPDDASERCSIEGMQAIRGFLERDPTKRLGYRPGGGGFEDIKAHPWFAGIDWDALYNKQVVPPFEPDSKRANFDATHELEELLLEENPLKARKRKDNADTESMSPEMRMMEEHFTVFDYQRSQRRSYYRQPSSYTNSGSTTGKGMVRKVTTPPSRPYTPNSEAGVEASIMEGGGMAHIGSRSMGMQLDVGSPMELSPQPSRLTQ; encoded by the exons ATGGGTGCGGGGTGTTGCAAGCCCGAG GCTATCGActtcgacgccgaggtcaaccTCTTCCACTtctacctcctccgcaGTGTTGGCAAGGGTGCCTTTGGCAAG GTCCGCGTCGTACAACATAAGCAGAGTAAAACTCTCTACGCGCTCAAGTACATCAACAAAGAGAAATGCGTCAAGATGAAAGCGGTGGCCAACATTGTGCAAGAACGGAGGCTTCTGGAAGAGATTGACCATCCTTTTGTTGTCAACCTGCGATACGCGTTccaggacgacgagaactGCTTCTTTGTGCTCGACTTGATGCTGGGAGGGGATCTGAGGT TCCatctcgaccgcgccgGACACATCTCTGAAGACGTTGTGCGTTTTTACGTCGCTGAGACGGCCATGGCGATCGACTACCTGCATAGCAAGCGGATTGTGCATCGCGACATCAAGCCGGACAACAttcttctcgacgagcgcggaCACGCCCACATCACCGACTTCAACATCGCCGTGCACTTCAGCGAGCGCAAGCCCTTAACTGGTGTCGCCGGCAGCATGGCGTACATGGCGCCCGAGGTGCTTTTGAAGCGTGGTTATTCAGCGCCCGTCGACTTCTGGTCGCTAGGGGTCCTGGCGTTCGAGCTGCTGTTCGTCAAGCGCCCGTTCCGCGGCAAGACGAACAGCGCGCTAACAAATTCAATCCTGCACGAGGCGCTACACTGgcccgacgacgcgtcggAGCGCTGCTCGATAGAGGGCATGCAAGCCATCCGCGGgttcctcgagcgcgatccCACCAAGCGCTTGGGCTATCGGccaggtggtggtgggttTGAGGACATCAAGGCGCACCCGTGGTTTGCGGGGATCGACTGGGACGCGCTGTACAACAAGCAGGTGGTGCCGCCGTTTGAGCCGGAT TCCAAACGTGCGAACTTTGACGCGACtcacgagctcgaggagctgttGCTAGAGGAGAACCCTCTAAAGGCacgcaagcgcaaggacaACGCGGACACGGAGTCGATGAGCCCCGAGATGCGGATGATGGAGGAGCA CTTCACCGTCTTCGACTACCAGCGCTCCCAGCGCCGAAGCTACTACCGCCAGCCGTCGTCGTACACGAACTCGGGCTCGACCACAGGCAAGGGCATGGTCCGCAAGGTAACCACCCCGCCCAGCCGTCCATATACGCCGAACAGCGAAGCGGGCGTCGAGGCAAGTATCAtggagggcggcggcatgGCGCACATCGGCAGCCGCAGCATGGGGATGCAGCTTGACGTGGGAAGTCCAATGGAGCTGAGCCCCCAGCCCAGTCGGCTAACACAGTGA
- a CDS encoding uncharacterized protein (Ankyrin repeats (many copies)), whose translation MVQTSQKNLWVAASDGDIERVRSLIAAGATANDRDAHSYTPMHAAASYAHLQLLEYLVSVGGNVNLPDDDGDTPLFTCESVDAARWLVEHGAEVGHRNAEGVSAAESLADDQPAVAAYLRSLTGDAGPEATDEGVSQHAMDAYASRQTNDLLAQTQAIMAQAERDGSDPDAALREVVGRAVREGFSFGAGQGGGEEEGGTKRSRQE comes from the exons ATGGTCCAGACATCGCAGAAGAACCTCTGGGTCGCTGCGTCAGACGGCGACATTGAGCGAGTCAGG TCCTTAatcgccgccggcgccaccgcaaacgaccgcgacgcccACTCCTATACGCCCAtgcacgccgccgcgtcgtaCGCGCACCTCCAACTCCTTGAGTACCTCGTCTCGGTTGGGGGGAATGTCAACCTGCCCGACGATGACGGGGACACGCCCCTGTTTACGTGCGAGTCGGTGGATGCCGCGCGGTGGCTGGTCGAGCATGGGGCCGAGGTTGGACACCGGAATGCGGAGGGTGTTAGT gcTGCCGAGTCGCTCGCGGACGACCAGCCCGCCGTGGCGGCCTACCTCCGGTCACTGACTGGCGACGCTGGCCCGGAAGccaccgacgagggcgtCTCGCAGCATGCGATGGACGCGTACGCGTCGCGCCAGACCAACGACCTGCTCGCGCAGACGCAGGCCATCATggcgcaggccgagcgGGACGGGAGTGACCCGGACGCGGCGTtgcgcgaggtcgttggCCGTGCGGTGCGTGAGGGCTTCTCCTTTGGGGCGGGGCAgggcggtggtgaggaggaaggaggaacCAAGCGAAGCAGGCAGGAGTAG
- the ZDHHC2 gene encoding uncharacterized protein (Belongs to the DHHC palmitoyltransferase family) — MLSREAVSECAQRIAKRFPVYFVWFLLGGPWLMFLYFISIDRVLERGDIVHFLIQIIIFHSLLLLAGIAYVGAVTRRPLRPDVTLAPPDARPLRPDDPQRHIDPDDIPLRLLRDSPRLAEGSSHHHHRHTPDGEGEEGEGDRLLPKPDDEAHTPLMAKNATGGPRWCRKCDAWKPDRCHHCRSCRQCVLKMDHHCPWLDNCVGYHNQKSFVLFTTYACLFALYGGLEAAHETFRFFNDPPPDITPGPNAAQEWDDWEELHVAFKPVALLLISIMGVIFGLALGGLAGYHWFLVLNNRTTLEDMNRLPPAVLLDPGTRARLEELGERGSRRRTPGAWRPDHILTRNERIKLRDEARSINVYNVGWRANLRSVMVGDGAVPSGSWRELAQNIMTGANPLAAPRRKRYGPGHFFPHDPAMLENLRNLTREMRVGLSEGDQEAEPEPEVYTGGEWTLGDESSDSEQTVYDESYGDRQRGRFDV; from the exons ATGTTGTCACGAGAAGCAGTGAGCGAATGCGCACAGCGCATCGCAAAGCGCTTCCCCGTGTACT TCGTGTggttcctcctcggcggaCCATGGCTCATGTTCCTCTACTTCATCAGCATCGACCGCGTCCTGGAGCGCGGTGACATTGTCCATTTCCTCATTCA AATCATCATCTTccactccctcctcctcctcgccggcaTCGCCTACGTTGGCGCCGTCACCCGCCGCCCCCTGCGTCCTGACGTAACCCTCGCGCCACCAGACGCGCGTCCACTCCGCCCAGACGACCCACAACGACACATTGACCCCGACGACATTCCTCTCCGCCTACTGCGCGACTCGCCACGCCTCGCTGAGGGCAGcagccaccaccaccatcgTCATACCCCagatggagagggagaagagggagaaggagaccGTCTGCTCCCCAAGCCTGATGACGAGGCGCACACCCCCCTCATGGCTAAGAACGCGACGGGCGGACCGCGGTGGTGCAGAAAGTGCGATGCGTGGAAGCCGGATCGGTGCCATCACTGTCGGAGTTGTCGGCAGTGTGTGCTCAAGA TGGACCACCATTGTCCGTGGCTCGACAACTGTGTTGGATATCATAACC AGAAGTCCTTCGTCCTGTTCACGACGTACGCATGCCTCTTCGCACTATacggcggcctcgaggccgcaCACGAGACGTTCCGCTTTTTCAACGACCCCCCTCCAGACATTACGCCAGGTCCCAACGCTGCACAGGAGTGGGACGACTGGGAGGAG CTCCACGTCGCGTTCAAgcccgtcgcgctcctgctCATATCGATCATGGGCGTCATTTTTGGCCTCGCCCTTGGTGGGCTAGCTGGATACCACTGGTTCCTGGTCTT gaaCAACCGCAcgacgctcgaggacatgaATCGGCTTCCGCCTGCGGTACTGCTGGACCCTggcacgcgcgcgcgtctcgaggaactgggcgagcgcggctcCCGGCGTCGCACACCTGGAGCCTGGCGGCCAGACCACATCCTGACGCGCAACGAGCGTATCAAGCTCCGCGACGAAGCTCGCAGCATCAACGTGTACAACGTCGGATGGCGGGCCAACCTTCGCAGCGTGATGGTGGGCGACGGTGCTGTGCCTTCAGGCAGCtggcgcgagctcgcgcagaACATTATGACCGGCGCGAACCCACTCGCGGCCCCCAGGCGGAAGCGATACGGCCCGGGTCACTTCTTCCCGCACGACCCAGCCATGCTTGAGAACCTGCGCAACCTCACGCGTGAGATGCGTGTAGGGTTATCGGAAGGGGACCaggaggccgagcccgaACCGGAGGTGTATACTGGCGGCGAGTGGACGCTGGGCGACGAGAGTAGCGACTCTGAGCAGACCGTGTACGACGAGTCTTATGGTGACCGGCAGCGGGGTCGGTTTGATGTGTAA
- a CDS encoding uncharacterized protein (Foie gras liver health family 1), translating into MNSYPIEFLAHPQPLMFVGGLGTLPPSTRKPSNSEVPLTSPEPEPEPAALPQDDFGQLATDLRSALQPYTAPPRVWGGENTDFRVVLVDKGVKLPLRKTPEGHSPLSPLTPTSPLHPDGLIAPVWIRKHTDLVPSVFVLFLRLYEPSGPPLGDEAERMREADEATVREISDRRRRLGERGIRLTVVLMASTSALDADGLDARLSAIRRASQLSAKASLFVLTPVKASELPDFVRNLFDALREPALEYYVAHGKRIRRKRGRGGNRSRSNSIAGRRGSAAPLGPQGWTIRYDFKAGWFAEVRGELDLARRHYEDCWNELARMFGSTSALPPRTKRWAEAKVLADCLDICKLQLYEGAATKVLVPFFVHLRRFADLSRGWGIGEDTFEFWSWVARQYRIFGEVLEIAMANANGFPIPPLPTPTYPQPPTGNVLPPAPEEMNTPVSIANPLHVLQPPAFYFYTAATCTLERKARYDAAVAAEHAAGSSGLAAVPGFANEKSVDHAGLAVELLSKASTMSGEHSGLALYAAFRMAQVQAEAGLYEAAAKTLKALSDATDSEDRVEWAKLEEQSRTLWLECARATGDVDTAVRLLASLPSAEAQDDLLGLLSTTKPGSDEPITSSAQIITLSAGFRADKAATGSSVPFQLVLTPSADVSHLAFDRLRVSLSDGTDIVVTHSDGSREVALGPISGTAKASGPLTFANELVLTGTVSADTELEVLGADLTLAKDGWVLTWRLEPTPLGVWRAHGTAFVPSAGVFPSVTFAPPPHAVSLDLSAPPVGFEGESVPITVKVTSDDERDLALSLSVLLQPGDEPDGSTISHGDASSDALLKDIPLILIDGTAETTVYLLSPSAHTKMLDVSLMSTLSGLGEETTRTAVVPVVEPFAISTSTQPTKAGALLAATLSVPSPRGVVVEGMALVAEGAHVASSSLGSAEWPQTWDHTTSFALAAKFALPARAPPAYAMLRVRWRPASSSSSSSSSDTLTATLPLGALHAPPPEAFVTASLASPAAVRAHTPFALQLTLANAHPDTEAWLTVHGETADAFVWAGPRGARVPVPPGGNLVVDLGAVPVGASGWAALPHVAVWLGDGADRREVRVAAPAGVLVRP; encoded by the exons ATGAACTCGTACCCAATAGAG ttCCTCGCCCATCCCCAGCCGCTCATGTTCGTGGGCGGCCTGGGGACGCTTCCCCCATCTACACGCAAACCAAGCAACTCGGAGGTCCCCCTAACCTCTCCCGAGCCAGAGCCCGAACCCGCGGCCCTCCCCCAAGACGACTTTGGGCAGCTTGCGACCGACCTCCGCTCCGCATTGCAGCCCTACACGGCCCCACCTCGGGTATGGGGCGGCGAAAACACCGACTTCCgtgtcgtccttgtcgacaAGGGCGTCAAACTCCCGCTCCGCAAGACGCCCGAGGGCCactcccccctctccccgcTTACTCCCACCTCTCCTCTACATCCCGACGGCCTCATCGCGCCGGTGTGGATTCGGAAACACACTGACCTCGTTCCCAGTGTGTTTGTTCTTTTTCTGCGGCTGTACGAGCCCTCTGGTCCGCCGTtaggcgacgaggcggagcgtATGCGTGAGGCTGACGAGGCGACGGTGCGCGAGATTAGCGATAGGCGTcggcgcctcggcgagcgcgggaTCCGCCTCACCGTCGTGCTCATGGCAAGCACCTCGGCACTCGATGCCGACGGGCTGGACGcgcgcttgagcgcaaTCAGGCGCGCGTCCCAGCTCTCTGCAAAGGCCTCCCTCTTCGTCCTTACGCCCGTCAAGGCGTCAGAGCTTCCCGACTTTGTGCGCAATCTATtcgacgcgctgcgcgagccCGCGCTCGAGTACTATGTCGCGCACGGGAAACGCATTCGGCGCAAGCGTGGGCGCGGGGGTAATCGGTCGAGATCCAACAGTATCGCTGGACGCCGGGGTAGCGCCGCACCCCTTGGTCCACAGGGATGGACCATACGGTACGACTTCAAGGCGGGATGGTTTGCCGaggtgcgcggcgagctcgacctcgcgagGCGCCATTACGAGGACTGCTGGAACGAGCTCGCACGCATGTTTGGGAGCACGAGCGCGCTGCCACCACGCACCAAGCGGtgggccgaggccaaggtgcTCGCGGACTGTCTTGAC ATCTGCAAACTTCAGCTCTACGAGGGTGCTGCCACCAAGGTCCTTGTGCCGTTCTTCGTGCACCTGCGCCGCTTCGCTGACCTCTCCCGAGGCTGGGGCATCGGCGAGGACACGTTCGAGTTCTGGTCTTGGGTCGCGCGACAGTACCGCATCTTCGGTGAGGTGCTTGAGATCGCGATGGCCAACGCGAACGGCTTCCCAATCCCACCTCTTCCGACTCCGACATACCCTCAACCTCCGACAGGTAACGTCCTTCCCCCAGCTCCGGAAGAGATGAACACGCCCGTCTCTATTGCCAACCCACTGCATGTCCTCCAGCCGCCTGCGTTCTACTTCTACACTGCCGCGACGTGCAccctcgagcgcaaggcgcgGTACGACGCTGCGGTTGCAGCCGAACATGCGGCCGGGTCGTCTGGGTTGGCAGCCGTGCCCGGCTTCGCGAACGAGAAGAGCGTCGATCACGCTGGGTTAGCGGTCGAACTGCTGAGCAAAGCGAGCACGATGTCGGGCGAGCATTCCGGCTTGGCGCTGTATGCCGCCTTCCGCATGGCCCAAGTTCAAGCGGAAGCTGGCCTGTATGAGGCTGCGGCAAAGACGCTCAAGGCGCTTTCCGACGCTACAGACAGCGAGGACAGGGTGGAGTgggccaagctcgaggagcagtCTCGGACTCTCTGGCTGGAGTGTGCGCGGGCGACCGGCGACGTTGACACAGCTGTGCGCCTGCTCGCGTCGCTTCCATCAGCAGAGGCTcaggacgacctcctcggtctACTTTCCACAACGAAGCCTGGGAGCGACGAGCCCATCACCTCGTCTGCCCAGATCATCACGCTCTCAGCCGGCTTCCGGGCGGACAAAGCGGCTACAGGCAGCAGCGTACCgttccagctcgtcctgACCCCAAGCGCGGACGTCTCGCACTTGGCCTTTGATCGCCTCCGCGTCTCGCTGAGCGACGGTACCGACATTGTCGTGACCCACTCGGATGGCTCACGAGAGGTAGCCCTCGGGCCTATCTCGGGTACGGCCAAGGCTTCCGGCCCGCTGACCTTTGCCAACGAATTGGTGCTCACCGGAACTGTCTCGGCCGACACTGAGCTCGAGGTTCTGGGCGCAGACCTCACCCTGGCGAAAGACGGGTGGGTGCTCACCTGGCGTCTCGAACCTACGCCGCTGGGCGTATGGCGTGCGCACGGGACGGCCTTCGTGCCCTCGGCCGGCGTCTTCCCATCAGTGACCTTTGCGCCACCTCCACACGCCGTGTCGCTCGACCTCTCCGCCCCGCCCGTCGGCTTCGAGGGCGAGTCTGTCCCCATCACGGTCAAGGTcacgagcgacgacgagcgtgaCTTGGCGCTAAGCCTCAGCGTGCTTCTCCAGCCCGGTGACGAGCCTGACGGGAGCACGATCTCGCACGGTGACGCCAGCTCTGACGCACTCCTCAAGGACATTccgctcatcctcatcgacgGAACCGCCGAAACGACAGTATACCTCCTGTCTCCGTCGGCGCATACCAAGATGCTCGACGTGTCCCTCATGTCCACCCtctcggggttgggggaGGAGACTACGCGCACCGCTGTCGTGCCTGTTGTCGAGCCGTTTGCCATTAGCACAAGCACGCAGCCTACCAAGGCTGGCGCGTTGCTGGCTGCAACGCTCAGTGTTCCCAGTCCGAGGGGGGTTGTGGTCGAGGGCATGGCATTGGTCGCGGAAGGGGCGCACGTGGCTAGCTCGAGTTTGGGCAGTGCTGAGTGGCCGCAGA cctgGGACCACACGACGTCGTTTGCCCTCGCGGCCAAGTTTGCGCTtccggcgcgcgcgccgcccgcctATGCCATGTTGCGCGTGCGCTGGCGTCccgcctcatcctcatcctcatcctcgtccagTGACACATTAACGGCGACGCTCCCGCTGGGCGCACtgcacgcgccgccacccgaGGCGTTTGTTACTGCGAGTCTGGCAAGTCCGGCCGCCGTGCGCGCCCACACGCCATTTGCATTACAGCTGACGCTGGCCAACGCGCATCCCGACACAGAGGCGTGGTTGACAGTACATGGCGAGACGGCCGACGCGTTCGTCTGGGCTGggccgcgcggcgcacgCGTGCCCGTGCCTCCAGGCGGGAATCTCGTTGTCGACCTAGGCGCCGTGCCGGTGGGAGCTAGTGGTTGGGCCGCACTGCCACACGTTGCCGTGTGGCTGGGAGACGGGGCGGATAGACGTGAAGTCCGCGTGGCGGCGCCCGCTGGCGTACTCGTTCGACCATAA
- a CDS encoding uncharacterized protein (Trehalose-phosphatase), with amino-acid sequence MSSSPPHPYTWRQQSHGALHHFGAMDSMHPDPDSAPLPSLADLREQVARLEAAHRERGLNLSGRIIHVCHQLPVEIVRVIQPTADGANGLDSMGGLSSPITHDFKPEDSTTFESKNAKWKIHSRRGHTAMISGIRSLSLSHEQLVVGWSGEVLLQPADPPPTPPSRRTDHLKFLLEHTVELHAKVEDPPLMASNSEFSNSEQQEIETELHNFSDLEAKQEPNGKLTYIPVFLPPDVSKGHYEGYCKTTLWPLFHYLLWLDSTATMPSPDTSWIAYQKANELFARRVTQVYQPGDLIIVHDYHLLLAPRYIRDKLNLALGISGNLSSAAPSPAIGASLQAAQQRGMDWGVHSLVGALKTSGLSNDNNRPGSPIKAAMLGEDLKATTNGGSNGGSHARPHNEVMIGLFVHTPWPSSEIFRCLPKRSEILEGMLGANTVIFQTYSYSRHFVSSCIRVCGFESTSTGVDVNGQTVAVSYCPIGIDIERVARDCESPGVTPKVKALRDLYHDKKIIVGREKLDAPKGVYNKLQAFDKFLQVYPEWRNKVVLIQVTTPALSESPTLERKVAELVSHINGAYGSLNFTPVHHYHQAIERDEYFALLSVADLALITSLRDGMNTTSMEFIICQQKTNKSPLVLSEFMGTSTAFRDALTINPHDLLGVADAINQGLSMPLREKEQRSEAMYQSVLAHTSHTWAATVLKLLLENVGSEHTAHQTPVLDLQDMVHKYKAAHKRLMLFDYDGTLTPIVKVPSQAIPTERTRAAIRELAADPKNVVYLISGRDGDFLEEHWGMVPNLGFSAEHGSFVKTPEEGEWVNMTEALDMSWMSEVEDIFRYYTERTTGSTIELKKASITWHYRNADPDYGEFQCKQALDLLESSLAPRRPIEVLVGKKNLEVRPLAVNKGEIVRRLVYENPDADFIMCAGDDKTDEDMFRSLRTIFPPGGPRDGEPVTMKPPVGVTAALEPDEADELPEVNLKIRPSGVFSITVGPSAKKTLAGWHVTTPDEVVDSVEHLLA; translated from the exons atgtcctcctccccacctcaCCCTTACACCTGGCGCCAACAGAGTCACGGCGCCCTCCACCACTTTGGAGCGATGGATTCGATGCACCCCGACCCCGACTCggcgccgctgccgtccCTCGCCGACTTGCGTGAGCaagtcgcgcgcctcgaggcggcacACCGTGAACGAggcctcaacctctcggGCCGTATCATCCACGTCTGCCACCAACTGCCTGTCGAGATTGTCCGCGTCATTCAACCCACGGCTGACGGAGCGAACGGGCTCGACAGCATGGGTGGCCTTTCTTCCCCAATCACACACGACTTTAAGCCCGAGGACTCGACGACGTTTGAGAGCAAGAATGCAAAGTGGAAGATCCACAGCCGGCGCGGGCACACCGCCATGATCTCGGGCATTAGAAGCCTGAGCTTGTCGCACGAACAGCTTGTGGTTGGATGGAGCGGCGAGGTGCTCCTCCAGCCTGCTGACCCacctccaacccctccgTCGCGCCGGACCGATCACCTCAAGTTCCTGCTTGAGCACACGGTCGAGCTGCACGCTAAGGTCGAGGACCCGCCGCTCATGGCCTCCAACAGCGAGTTCTCGAATAGCGAGCAGCAAGAGATCGAGACTGAACTGCATAACTTCTCTGATCTCGAAGCAAAGCAAGAGCCAAACGGCAAGCTCACGTACATTCCCGTCTTCCTGCCTCCAGACGTCAGCAAGGGTCACTACGAGGGCTACTGCAAGACGA ccctCTGGCCGCTCTTCCACTACCTCCTATGGCTCGACTCAACAGCCACCATGCCATCCCCCGACACGAGCTGGATCGCGTACCAAAAGGCAAACGAGCTGTTCGCCCGCCGCGTCACCCAGGTCTACCAGCCTGGCGACCTCATCATCGTCCACGACTACCacctgctcctcgcgcccAGGTACATCCGCGACAAGCTGAACCTCGCGCTCGGGATCAGCGGGAATCTGTCCTCGGCTGCGCCCTCACCAGCCATCGGCGCGTCGCTCCAAGCAGCACAGCAGCGTGGGATGGACTGGGGCGTGCACAGCCTCGTAGGCGCGCTCAAGACCTCTGGGCTGAGCAACGACAACAACAGGCCGGGTTCGCCAATCAAGGCTGCGATGCTGGGCGAGGATCTCAAGGCGACGACTAACGGAGGTAGCAACGGCGGGAGCCACGCTCGTCCCCACAACGAGGTCATGATCGGGCTCTTTGTTCACACGCCGTGGCCGAGTTCCGAGATCTTCAGGTGTTTGCCAA AACGCAGCGAGATCCTCGAGGGCATGCTCGGCGCGAATACCGTAATCTTCCAAACGTACTCGTACTCGCGCCACTTTGTCTCGAGCTGCATCCGCGTGTGCGGCTTCGAATCGACCTCGACTGGGGTTGACGTCAACGGTCAGACTGTCGCGGTCAGCTACTGCCCGATCGGCATCGACATCGAGAGAGTCGCAAGAGACTGCGAATCCCCCGGCGTCACGCCCAAGGTGAAGGCGCTGCGCGATCTGTACCACGACAAGAAGATCATCGTCGGCCGCGagaagctcgacgcgcccAAGGGCGTGTATAACAAGCTCCAGGCCTTTGACAAGTTCCTCCAGGTCTACCCCGAGTGGCGTAACAaggtcgtcctcatccAGGTGACTACTCCGGCGTTATCCGAGTCGCCGacgctcgagcgcaaggtcgccgagctcgtcagcCACATCAACGGTGCATACGGTAGCCTCAACTTTACCCCTGTCCACCACTA CCACCAAGCGATCGAGAGAGACGAGTACTTTGCGTTACTCTCCgtggccgacctcgcgctgATCACGTCGTTGCGCGACGGCATGAACACGACGTCGATGGAGTTCATCATATGCCAGCAGAAGACGAACAAGTCGCCGCTCGTGCTGTCCGAATTCATGGGCACGAGCACGGCATtccgcgacgcgctcacgATCAACCCACACGACCTGCTGGGCGTCGCGGACGCGATCAACCAAGGCCTGAGCATGCCGCTCAGAGAGAAGGAGCAGCGCTCCGAGGCCATGTACCAGAGCGTACTGGCACACACATCCCACACATGGGCTGCAACTgtgctcaagctcctcctcgagaacgTCGGGAGCGAACACACGGCGCACCAGACACCCGTGCTCGACTTGCAGGACATGGTGCACAAGTACAAAGCCGCCCACAAACGCCTCATGTTATTCGACTACGACGGCACGCTCACGCCTATCGTCAAAGTTCCTTCTCAGGCGATCCCGACGGAACGCACACGCGCCGCGATCCGTGAGCTCGCAGCCGACCCCAAGAACGTGGTGTACCTCATATCagggcgcgacggcgacttcctcgaggagcactGGGGTATGGTGCCAAACCTGGGCTTCTCGGCTGAGCACGGCTCGTTTGTAAAGAcgcccgaggagggcgagtgggtcAACATGACGGAAGCTCTCGACATGAGCTGGAtgagcgaggtcgaggacattTTCCGGTACTACACGGAACGCACGACGGGCTCGACAatcgagctcaagaaggcAAGCATCACATGGCACTATCGCAATGCGGACCCAGACTACGGCGAGTTCCAGTGCAAGCAGGCGCTAGACCTTCTCGAGTCGAGTCTGGCACCGAGACGGCCGATCGAGGTCTTGGTCGGCAAGAAGAACCTCGAGGTACGTCCGCTTGCGGTCAACAAGGGCGAGATTGTCAGACGGCTCGTGTACGAGAaccccgacgccgactTTATCATGTGCGCCGGCGACGACAagacggacgaggacatgtTCCGGTCTCTCCGTACAATCTTCCCACCTGGCGGACCGCGCGACGGCGAACCCGTGACCATGAAGCCGCCCGTCGGAGTCACTGCGGCGCTGGAgcccgacgaggccgacgagctgccaGAGGTGAATCTCAAGATCCGCCCATCAGGCGTGTTCAGCATCACGGTCGGGCCGAGCGCCAAGAAGACGCTTGCGGGGTGGCACGTCACGACGCCCGACGAAGTCGTCGACAGCGTCGAGCACCTGCTTGCGTAG